From Echeneis naucrates chromosome 7, fEcheNa1.1, whole genome shotgun sequence, one genomic window encodes:
- the dnmt3bb.1 gene encoding DNA (cytosine-5)-methyltransferase 3B isoform X2: MFEKESGQTLDQSTATAMPSNKYSAAIMEESNNMTATAAVNGDASPTEALSENDSGVELTNENSPLTAAEPPSPFSPKQNGDATSPQDDNQCSPGNRKRNRKRSEGEEESTWNSYSEEKASGASQLGLRQRPQPRTIFQAGLTSHPNTKPRRQNRKQEHSTLMCAGGPRTAVVSSGQVPEAPRLELMEQDSKDSAQSSSSTTSSSETQPEYNDNKGFGIGELVWGKIKGFSWWPGIVVTWRATGKRQASHGMRWLQWFGDGKFSEVSADKLDSITAFPKFFSQASYTKLASYRRAIFQALEMASVRAEKTFPPCESDNPEDQVKPMLDWANGGFQPKGEEGLKPTHSANSNPLDHHVLDVSLPEYFPSAKRPRVSLCKNKAAPEESYCREQMVNEVLKNKCSIEEFCLSCGKMRAATFHPLFEGGLCQTCKDVYLEISYMYDDDGYQSYCTVCCGGREVLLCGNANCCRCFCVDCLDILVDPGASNNARYLDPWRCYMCQPLMQYGVLKRRHDWSLKLQDFFANDNGQEFEKPKIYPAVPAEQRRPIRVLSLFDGIATGYLVLRDLGFKVDQYVASEVCEDSISVGVVRHEGKIQYVHDVRDITKKNIQEWGPFDLVIGGSPCNDLSIVNPARKGLYGTGRLFFEFYRLLSEAKPKEGEDRPFFWMFENVVAMGVNDKRDISRFLECNPVMIDAIEVSAAHRARYFWGNLPGMNRPLCASGMDKLELQDCLEHGRVAKFGKVRTITTRSNSIKQGKDQHFPVLMNGKEDILWCTELERIFGFPVHYTDVSNMGRGARQKLLGRSWSVPVIRHLFAPLKDYFACE; this comes from the exons GTTTGAAAAGGAGTCAGGACAAACACTGGACCAGTCCACCGCCACAGCGATGCCTTCCAACAAGTACTCAGCTGCCATCATGGAGGAGAGCAACAACATGACCGCCACT GCGGCGGTGAACGGCGATGCATCTCCGACTGAAGCCCTGTCGGAGAACGACAGCGGTGTGGAACTGACCAACGAGAACAGCCCTCTGACTGCAGCCGAGCCGCCCTCCCCCTTCAGCCCCAAACAGAACGGAGACGCCACCTCGCCccaag atgATAATCAGTGTTcaccaggaaacaggaagaggaacaggaagaggtcggagggggaggaggagagtaCCTGGAACTCCTACAGCGAG gaaaAGGCCTCAGGAGCGTCTCAGCTGGGCTTGAGACAGAGACCTCAACCCAGAACCATCTTCCAGGCCGGTCTGACGTCGCACCCCAACACCAAACCTCGCAGACAGAACCGCAAACAGGAGCACAGCACGTTAAtg TGCGCCGGTGGCCCTCGGACGGCCGTGGTCTCGTCCGGCCAGGTTCCCGAGGCCCCACGTCTGGAGCTGATGGAACAAGACTCCAAAGACtcggcccagagcagcagcagcaccacgtCCAGCTCCGAGACCCAGCCAGAGTACAAC GACAACAAGGGTTTTGGCATTGGTGAGCTGGTGTGGGGGAAGATCAAGGGATTTTCCTGGTGGCCGGGCATCGTGGTGACGTGGCGTGCCACCGGCAAACGGCAGGCCAGCCATGGGATGAGGTGGCTACAGTGGTTTGGAGACGGCAAGTTCTCTGag gtTTCCGCTGACAAGTTGGACTCCATCACTGCCTTCCCCAAGTTCTTCAGCCAGGCCTCTTACACCAAGCTGGCCTCGTACCGCAGGGCCATCTTCCAGGCTCTGGAG ATGGCCAGCGTCCGGGCGGAGAAGACGTTCCCTCCCTGTGAGTCGGACAACCCAGAGGATCAGGTCAAACCCATGCTGGACTGGGCCAACGGAGGCTTCCAGCccaaaggagaggagggacTCAAACCTACGCACAGTGCCA acagTAACCCTCTGGACCACCACGTCCTCGATGTCTCACTGCCGGAGTATTTTCCCAGCGCAAAGCGGCCCAGAGTCAGTCTGTGTAAGAACAAAGCCGCCCCCGAGGAGTCCTACTGCAGAG aaCAAATGGTGAATGAAGTTCTGAAGAATAAATGTAGTATCGAAG agtTCTGTCTCTCCTGTGGAAAGATGAGAGCAGCAACCTTCCACCCGCTGTTTGAAGGAGGCCTTTGCCAAACATGCAAG GATGTGTACCTGGAGATATCCTACATGTACGATGATGATGGTTATCAGTCTTACTGCACCGTTTGCTGCGGAGGTCGGGAGGTGTTGCTCTGCGGCAACGCCAACTGCTGCag GTGTTTCTGTGTAGACTGTCTGGACATCCTGGTCGACCCCGGAGCGTCGAATAACGCTCGCTACCTGGACCCGTGGAGATGCTACATGTGCCAGCCGCTGATGCAGTACGGCGTCTTGAAGCGGCGGCACGATTGGAGCCTCAAGCTGCAGGATTTCTTCGCCAATGACAACGGACAGGAGTTT GAGAAACCAAAGATTTACCCAGCAGTGCCCGCCGAACAGAGGCGACCAATCAGAGTTCTCTCCCTGTTTGACGGCATCGCCACCG GCTACCTGGTTCTGAGGGATCTGGGCTTCAAGGTGGACCAATACGTGGCGTCAGAGGTGTGTGAGGACTCCATCTCCGTGGGAGTGGTCAGACATGAAGGAAAGATCCAGTACGTCCATGATGTCAGAGACATCACCAAGAAAAAT aTTCAGGAGTGGGGTCCTTTTGATCTGGTGATTGGAGGAAGTCCTTGCAACGACCTGTCCATCGTCAACCCCGCCAGGAAAGGCCTGTATG GCACAGGGAGGCTGTTTTTTGAGTTTTACCGCCTGCTGAGCGAGGCCAAGCCCAAAGAAGGAGAGGACCGGCCATTCTTCTGGATGTTCGAGAACGTGGTGGCCATGGGCGTCAACGACAAGAGGGACATCTCACGATTCCTGGAG TGTAACCCAGTCATGATTGATGCCATCGAGGTCTCTGCTGCTCACCGCGCTCGGTACTTCTGGGGAAACCTGCCCGGCATGAACAG GCCTCTGTGCGCCTCTGGGATGGATAAACTGGAGCTGCAAGACTGTCTGGAGCACGGCAGAGTGGCAAAG TTTGGAAAGGTGCGTACCATCACAACTCGCTCCAACTCCATCAAACAGGGCAAAGACCAGCACTTCCCCGTCCTGATGAACGGGAAGGAGGACATACTGTGGTGCACCGAGCTGGAGAG GATCTTCGGCTTCCCTGTTCACTACACAGACGTGTCCAACATGGGTCGTGGCGCCAGACAGAAACTCCTGGGCCGGTCCTGGAGCGTCCCGGTCATCAGGCATCTGTTCGCGCCGCTCAAAGACTACTTTGCCTGTGAATAG
- the dnmt3bb.1 gene encoding DNA (cytosine-5)-methyltransferase 3B isoform X1, with the protein MFEKESGQTLDQSTATAMPSNKYSAAIMEESNNMTATAAVNGDASPTEALSENDSGVELTNENSPLTAAEPPSPFSPKQNGDATSPQDDNQCSPGNRKRNRKRSEGEEESTWNSYSEEKASGASQLGLRQRPQPRTIFQAGLTSHPNTKPRRQNRKQEHSTLMCAGGPRTAVVSSGQVPEAPRLELMEQDSKDSAQSSSSTTSSSETQPEYNDNKGFGIGELVWGKIKGFSWWPGIVVTWRATGKRQASHGMRWLQWFGDGKFSEVSADKLDSITAFPKFFSQASYTKLASYRRAIFQALEMASVRAEKTFPPCESDNPEDQVKPMLDWANGGFQPKGEEGLKPTHSANSNPLDHHVLDVSLPEYFPSAKRPRVSLCKNKAAPEESYCREQMVNEVLKNKCSIEEFCLSCGKMRAATFHPLFEGGLCQTCKDVYLEISYMYDDDGYQSYCTVCCGGREVLLCGNANCCRCFCVDCLDILVDPGASNNARYLDPWRCYMCQPLMQYGVLKRRHDWSLKLQDFFANDNGQEFEKPKIYPAVPAEQRRPIRVLSLFDGIATGYLVLRDLGFKVDQYVASEVCEDSISVGVVRHEGKIQYVHDVRDITKKNIQEWGPFDLVIGGSPCNDLSIVNPARKGLYEGTGRLFFEFYRLLSEAKPKEGEDRPFFWMFENVVAMGVNDKRDISRFLECNPVMIDAIEVSAAHRARYFWGNLPGMNRPLCASGMDKLELQDCLEHGRVAKFGKVRTITTRSNSIKQGKDQHFPVLMNGKEDILWCTELERIFGFPVHYTDVSNMGRGARQKLLGRSWSVPVIRHLFAPLKDYFACE; encoded by the exons GTTTGAAAAGGAGTCAGGACAAACACTGGACCAGTCCACCGCCACAGCGATGCCTTCCAACAAGTACTCAGCTGCCATCATGGAGGAGAGCAACAACATGACCGCCACT GCGGCGGTGAACGGCGATGCATCTCCGACTGAAGCCCTGTCGGAGAACGACAGCGGTGTGGAACTGACCAACGAGAACAGCCCTCTGACTGCAGCCGAGCCGCCCTCCCCCTTCAGCCCCAAACAGAACGGAGACGCCACCTCGCCccaag atgATAATCAGTGTTcaccaggaaacaggaagaggaacaggaagaggtcggagggggaggaggagagtaCCTGGAACTCCTACAGCGAG gaaaAGGCCTCAGGAGCGTCTCAGCTGGGCTTGAGACAGAGACCTCAACCCAGAACCATCTTCCAGGCCGGTCTGACGTCGCACCCCAACACCAAACCTCGCAGACAGAACCGCAAACAGGAGCACAGCACGTTAAtg TGCGCCGGTGGCCCTCGGACGGCCGTGGTCTCGTCCGGCCAGGTTCCCGAGGCCCCACGTCTGGAGCTGATGGAACAAGACTCCAAAGACtcggcccagagcagcagcagcaccacgtCCAGCTCCGAGACCCAGCCAGAGTACAAC GACAACAAGGGTTTTGGCATTGGTGAGCTGGTGTGGGGGAAGATCAAGGGATTTTCCTGGTGGCCGGGCATCGTGGTGACGTGGCGTGCCACCGGCAAACGGCAGGCCAGCCATGGGATGAGGTGGCTACAGTGGTTTGGAGACGGCAAGTTCTCTGag gtTTCCGCTGACAAGTTGGACTCCATCACTGCCTTCCCCAAGTTCTTCAGCCAGGCCTCTTACACCAAGCTGGCCTCGTACCGCAGGGCCATCTTCCAGGCTCTGGAG ATGGCCAGCGTCCGGGCGGAGAAGACGTTCCCTCCCTGTGAGTCGGACAACCCAGAGGATCAGGTCAAACCCATGCTGGACTGGGCCAACGGAGGCTTCCAGCccaaaggagaggagggacTCAAACCTACGCACAGTGCCA acagTAACCCTCTGGACCACCACGTCCTCGATGTCTCACTGCCGGAGTATTTTCCCAGCGCAAAGCGGCCCAGAGTCAGTCTGTGTAAGAACAAAGCCGCCCCCGAGGAGTCCTACTGCAGAG aaCAAATGGTGAATGAAGTTCTGAAGAATAAATGTAGTATCGAAG agtTCTGTCTCTCCTGTGGAAAGATGAGAGCAGCAACCTTCCACCCGCTGTTTGAAGGAGGCCTTTGCCAAACATGCAAG GATGTGTACCTGGAGATATCCTACATGTACGATGATGATGGTTATCAGTCTTACTGCACCGTTTGCTGCGGAGGTCGGGAGGTGTTGCTCTGCGGCAACGCCAACTGCTGCag GTGTTTCTGTGTAGACTGTCTGGACATCCTGGTCGACCCCGGAGCGTCGAATAACGCTCGCTACCTGGACCCGTGGAGATGCTACATGTGCCAGCCGCTGATGCAGTACGGCGTCTTGAAGCGGCGGCACGATTGGAGCCTCAAGCTGCAGGATTTCTTCGCCAATGACAACGGACAGGAGTTT GAGAAACCAAAGATTTACCCAGCAGTGCCCGCCGAACAGAGGCGACCAATCAGAGTTCTCTCCCTGTTTGACGGCATCGCCACCG GCTACCTGGTTCTGAGGGATCTGGGCTTCAAGGTGGACCAATACGTGGCGTCAGAGGTGTGTGAGGACTCCATCTCCGTGGGAGTGGTCAGACATGAAGGAAAGATCCAGTACGTCCATGATGTCAGAGACATCACCAAGAAAAAT aTTCAGGAGTGGGGTCCTTTTGATCTGGTGATTGGAGGAAGTCCTTGCAACGACCTGTCCATCGTCAACCCCGCCAGGAAAGGCCTGTATG AAGGCACAGGGAGGCTGTTTTTTGAGTTTTACCGCCTGCTGAGCGAGGCCAAGCCCAAAGAAGGAGAGGACCGGCCATTCTTCTGGATGTTCGAGAACGTGGTGGCCATGGGCGTCAACGACAAGAGGGACATCTCACGATTCCTGGAG TGTAACCCAGTCATGATTGATGCCATCGAGGTCTCTGCTGCTCACCGCGCTCGGTACTTCTGGGGAAACCTGCCCGGCATGAACAG GCCTCTGTGCGCCTCTGGGATGGATAAACTGGAGCTGCAAGACTGTCTGGAGCACGGCAGAGTGGCAAAG TTTGGAAAGGTGCGTACCATCACAACTCGCTCCAACTCCATCAAACAGGGCAAAGACCAGCACTTCCCCGTCCTGATGAACGGGAAGGAGGACATACTGTGGTGCACCGAGCTGGAGAG GATCTTCGGCTTCCCTGTTCACTACACAGACGTGTCCAACATGGGTCGTGGCGCCAGACAGAAACTCCTGGGCCGGTCCTGGAGCGTCCCGGTCATCAGGCATCTGTTCGCGCCGCTCAAAGACTACTTTGCCTGTGAATAG
- the LOC115045764 gene encoding uncharacterized protein LOC115045764, producing MAVNVLAEAGCLYNRYELLAWLNDTLQTGFTKVEQLCTGAAYCQLMDWLFPGSLDLSRVRFQSNGMVDIIHNYSLLQAAFRTVEVDRHIPIQALMKRNPVASLTFLQWFKKFFDANTNGREYHALEARGGRSMVNVADSDDLSSKVSDQELMDSQTVDEPYPKNNLNMSTNVVIMISDDEGDVGKEQETEKMTITVKGGCKESQTMMKEEQAEATVDGDDAFLSFIRKYCCDNVGTSTASDVSDLSVSSTLRHPHQEEIVKTCSRIPYCLYLYMGVELARGWRTSVVLIGYFDQNSGASVVKLLNTLQLSVDTAEPQTSAGTDTNNPTSANVTYSDIRLLIQMLRNSGLVLSNLCVFYCDSPRPEVSQMFVSHLKIYNPMLVSLCGLPGIAERALQSGLLASFSGVLDLVRDIHNHYITHSANDILKELFTNTVSYNPSHPISEQCLFISCTVQKMVNSWKALLEYFKASSQTEAKLIRAQLMNHRVKLQFIFLAENLQPLQAIQRLQQSSSAEVAVEFQLVSILIQTYAVKIFQPSAAVYFLKRRDLQLLCNEKALFSMVDMKVGSRVREFLRTTTIVDLGEQDRTNFFKSAMAFYKAALQSLAQSLPEQFGDLALRNIATALKNPVFKDYKLVRKMLTELGVQLGLYKADSLRMHQMIESYLTLIYKVRRQQLNGKKEGHWWAKMPRKQSPLHGLFLILLALPSSLKKTQVFDKVLQSTRLIPESRESPATTAPPGWRAERTQLHRKKLVPHKGHRGMKTVESSSENDDVNSVTTTSQCFVPSPYVVVDSDTENSSDLVDITEDNKISHKTMPDAQGERNQSPEIEYIISCNDDDNMDLTPSASAGVLGVSGELVWGNVEGFPPWPAIIIPSENVTAGKRLLEWYGQRNISQGSLHDLTSFAAFDQLFCSKSFATVANYKEAILLALEEAALRCKKHFPVNPDDTDELQKQMLDWALGGFQPTGTDGFKPTASDDGAAKFSHRKTNKKSPSPPTSRKSSVSYKLKEVSVSLKNLLCNPKDTYLLKGELRKTQEDRFSFVAKGPKGGMERTGPGGGAAEKDRKRGADKGDLEGGRSEVKGGWGRERGKGGKGQKKKSSPLDGFDDDMSPDFVPHKKRYDTKIHNKGDESANVYTQPDQKLREETIRKITLMKLDIEDFCLCCGTEKIEIFHPLFKGSLCLKCKNNLTETLYRYDEDGYQSYCTICCYGLEVILCGNDSCCRSYCADCLNILVGPGTFDSLTLLDPWICFMCQPHQAHGALTPREDWSIRVQELFANNSAMEFEPHRVYPSIPASLRQPLRVLSLFDGIATGYLVLKDLGVKVEKYVASEVCEDSVAVASVNHDGRIIQVGDVRSITEKDIERWGPFDLLIGGSPCNDLSIVNPIRKGLYEGTGRLFFEFYRILQLLKPKEGDSRPFFWLFENVVFMNTHDKVNICRFLECNPVLLDAVKVSPAHRARYFWGNIPGMSRPIIASRKDKLNLQDCLEIGREARVTKVRTITTNPNSLKQGKGLNLLPVYQNGKEDILWITELEKIFGFPKHYTDVRNMNRQQRQKVLGKAWSVPVIRHLFAPLKDYFACEELLTASLSTAPMSSPDSPDLQLLK from the exons ATGGCAGTGAATGTACTTGCGGAAGCAGGATGTTTATATAACCGCTATGAGCTGCTGGCTTGGCTCAATGACACCTTACAGACCGGCTTCACCAAGGTGGAGCAGCTATGCACAG GTGCAGCCTATTGTCAGCTGATGGACTGGTTATTTCCTGGATCTCTGGACCTCTCCAGAGTCCGGTTTCAGAGCAATGGCATGGTGGACATTATCCACAACTACAGTTTACTGCAAGCTGCATTCAGAACAGTTGAAGTGGACCGA CACATCCCAATTCAGGCACTGATGAAGAGGAATCCTGTGGCGTCTCTGACCTTCCTGCAGTGgtttaaaaaattttttgatGCAAACACCAATGGCAGGGAGTACCACGCCTTGGAGGCCAGAGGGGGAAGGAGTATGGTTAATGTGGCTGACTCAG ATGACCTGTCTTCCAAAGTGTCTGATCAGGAACTAATGGACAGCCAAACAGTGGATGAACCATATCCAAAGAACAATTTGAACATGAGCACAAATGTGGTAATCATGATATCTGACGATGAGGGTGATGTTGGGAAGgaacaggaaactgagaaaATGACGATAACAGTAAAAGGAGGATGTAAAGAGAGTCAAACAATGATGAAAGAAGAACAAGCAGAAGCAACAGTGGATGGTGATGATGCTTTTTTGAGCTTCATCAGAAAATACTGTTGTGACAATGTGGGTACAAGTACAGCCTCTGATGTCTCTGACCTGTCGGTTTCTTCCACGTTGAGACACCCTCACCAAGAAGAAATCGTCAAGACCTGCTCACGCATTCCATACTGCCTCTACCTTTACATGGGGGTTGAGCTGGCCAGAGGATGGAGGACAAGTGTTGTTCTAATTGGCTATTTTGACCAGAACTCAGGGGCCAGTGTGGTGAAGCTGTtgaacacactgcagctgaGTGTTGACACTGCTGAGCCACAAACTTCAGCAGGCACGGACACCAACAATCCCACTTCTGCAAATGTGACATATTCTGACATACGCCTCCTGATTCAGATGCTGAGGAACTCTGGACTTGTTCTGTCCaacctctgtgtgttttactgtgatTCTCCACGTCCAGAGGTGAGTCAGATGTTTGTGTCACATCTCAAGATTTACAACCCGATGCTGGTGTCGCTCTGTGGCCTTCCTGGGATTGCAGAAAGAGCGCTCCAGAGTGGCCTCCTTGCTTCCTTTAGTGGTGTGCTTGACTTGGTGAGAGATATCCACAATCACTACATCACCCACTCTGCCAATGACATCCTGAAAGAGCTATTCACTAATACAGTGTCTTATAACCCATCCCATCCCATCTCTGAACAATGTTTATTCATCAGCTGCACCGTGCAGAAGATGGTGAACAGCTGGAAGGCCTTACTGGAGTATTTTAAGGCATCGAGCCAAACAGAGGCTAAGCTGATCAGAGCTCAGCTGATGAACCATAGAGTTAAACTGCAGTTCATCTTCCTCGCTGAAAACTTGCAGCCCCTTCAAGCTATTCAAAGACTTCAGCAGTCCAGCTCAGCAGAAGTAGCTGTGGAGTTTCAGCTGGTTTCCATCTTGATTCAGACCTATGCAGTTAAAATTTTCCAACCGTCTGCTGCCGTGTACTTTCTCAAGAGACGAGACCTGCAACTCCTCTGTAATGAGAAGGCACTGTTCTCCATGGTGGACATGAAGGTGGGCTCCCGTGTCCGTGAGTTCCTCCGGACTACTACTATTGTGGATCTAGGGGAACAGGACAGGACGAACTTCTTCAAGAGTGCAATGGCCTTCTATAAAGCAGCACTGCAGAGTTTAGCGCAGAGTCTTCCTGAGCAGTTTGGGGATTTGGCGCTGAGGAACATCGCCACAGCATTGAAAAATCCTGTTTTCAAG GATTATAAATTAGTCAGAAAAATGCTGACAGAGTTGGGGGTCCAGCTGGGTCTGTATAAGGCGGATTCTCTGCGCATGCATCAGATGATTGAGAGCTACTTGACTTTAATTTACAAAGTGAGGAGGCAACAGCTgaatggaaagaaagagggcCACTGGTGGGCGAAG ATGCCGAGAAAGCAGTCTCCTCTGCATGGACTGTTCCTCATTCTTCTAGCTCTGCCCAGCTCTCTAAAAAAGACGCAGGTGTTTGACAAG GTTTTACAGAGCACCAGGCTTATTCCTGAAAGTAGAGAATCTCCAGCGACCACAGCTCCACCAGGCTGGAGGGCAGAAAGAACCCAGCTTCACAGAAAGAAACTAGTTCCCCACAAAGGTCATCGTGGCATGAAGACAGTGGAGAGCTCATCAGAGAATGATGACGTCAACTCAGTGACCACAACCAGCCAGTGCTTTGTTCCCAGTCCCTACGTCGTGGTGGACTCTGACACAGAAAATTCCTCCG ATCTGGTCGACATCACTGAAGATAATAAAATATCTCACAAGACCATGCCAGATGCACAAG GTGAACGGAATCAATCACCAGAGATCGAATACATCATAAGCTGCAATGATGACGACAACATGGATTTAACACCATCCGCCTCAGCAGGAGTACTG ggtGTAAGTGGGGAGCTGGTCTGGGGGAATGTGGAGGGCTTCCCTCCCTGGCCAGCCATCATCATCCCCTCTGAGAATGTGACTGCAGGGAAGAGGTTGTTGGAGTGGTATGGACAGAGGAACATCTCTCAG GGCAGTTTGCATGATCTGACATCATTTGCTGCATTCGATCAGCTATTCTGTTCCAAGTCCTTCGCCACCGTGGCCAACTACAAAGAGGCCATTCTCCTTGCGCTGGAG GAGGCTGCACTTCGTTGtaagaaacattttcctgtAAATCCTGACGACACAGATGAGCTGCAGAAGCAGATGTTGGACTGGGCCCTCGGAGGTTTTCAACCTACAGGAACAGATGGATTCAAACCAACAGCTTCTGATGACG GTGCTGCTAAGTTTTCCCacaggaagacaaataaaaaatcccCTTCTCCACCTACGAGCCGGAAGAGCAGTGTGAGCTATAAGTTGAAAGAAGTTTCAGTTTCCTTGAAAAATCTGTTGTGCAACCCCAAAGACACATACCTCCTGAAAGGTGAACTTAGAAAGACACAGGaagacagattttcttttgtgGCGAAAGGCCCCAAAGGAGGGATGGAGCGAACgggaccaggaggaggagcagcagagaaagacaggaagagaggagcAGACAAGGGTGACTTAGAGGGAGGTAGATCTGAGGTGAAAGGGGGctggggaagagagagaggtaaaGGAGGGAAAggccagaagaagaaaagcagtcCATTAGATGGATTTGATGACGACATGTCACCTGACTTTGTGCCGCACAAGAAGAGGTACGACACTAAAATTCACAACAAGGGCGACGAGTCGGCCAACGTCTACACCCAGCCGGACCAGAAGCTCAGAG AGGAAACCATTCGAAAGATCACACTCATGAAACTGGACATTGAAG acttctgtttgtgttgtggaaCTGAAAAGATTGAGATATTCCACCCTCTGTTCAAAGGCAGCCTCTGTTTAAAGTGTAAA AACAACCTCACAGAAACTCTTTACCGTTATGATGAGGATGGGTATCAGTCCTACTGCACCATCTGCTGCTATGGACTGGAGGTCATACTGTGTGGGAATGACAGCTGTTGCAG ATCTTACTGTGCGGACTGTCTGAACATCCTCGTCGGTCCGGGGACCTTTGACTCTCTGACTCTGTTGGACCCGTGGATCTGCTTCATGTGTCAGCCTCACCAGGCCCACGGAGCCCTGACTCCCCGGGAGGACTGGAGCATCCGTGTCCAGGAGTTATTTGCCAACAACAGCGCCATGGAGTTT GAGCCACACCGTGTTTACCCGTCCATCCCCGCCAGCCTACGACAACCTCTTCGtgttctctccctctttgaTGGCATTGCAACAG GCTACCTGGTGCTGAAGGATCTCGGCGTTAAAGTTGAAAAATATGTTGCTTCGGAAGTTTGTGAGGACTCTGTTGCTGTGGCAAGTGTCAACCATGATGGGAGGATCATACAAGTTGGTGACGTGCGGTCAATCACAGAGAAAGAC ATCGAGCGGTGGGGTCCGTTTGATTTGCTGATCGGTGGCAGCCCCTGCAACGACCTTTCCATCGTAAACCCCATCAGAAAAGGCCTCTACG AGGGCACCGGCAGGCTGTTCTTCGAGTTTTATCGCATCctccagctgctgaaacccaaaGAGGGAGACTCTCGGCCATTTTTCTGGCTGTTTGAGAACGTGGTCTTCATGAACACACACGACAAAGTCAACATCTGCCGCTTCCTCGAG TGTAACCCGGTTCTGCTGGATGCGGTCAAAGTGAGTCCTGCTCACAGAGCACGTTACTTCTGGGGAAACATCCCAGGGATGAGCAG GCCCATCATCGCCTCTCGGAAAGACAAGCTGAATCTTCAGGACTGTTTAGAGATCGGCAGAGAAGCGAGG gTCACTAAGGTGAGGACTATCACCACCAATCCAAACTCTCTGAAGCAGGGAAAAGGTCTGAATCTGCTGCCGGTCTACCAGAATGGCAAAGAGGACATCCTGTGGATCACTGAACTGGAAAA AATCTTCGGTTTCCCCAAACACTACACGGACGTGAGGAACATGAACcgg